The Tenacibaculum jejuense genome includes a window with the following:
- a CDS encoding 16S rRNA (uracil(1498)-N(3))-methyltransferase, translating to MQLFFNPEITEETTEIIFNKEESRHIVKVLRKESGDEVVITNGKGIVFTAIITIPSDKKCVAKITTTEKKPKEWNYHLHVAIAPTKNMDRLEWFVEKATEIGIDEITPIICHNSERKVVKIDRLHKIMLAAMKQSLKFNAVKINPVIKFSEFIDQEFSGNKFIAHCHDSEKKSLKNIDKFSSEILILIGPEGDFSEQEVALANTSTFTPISLGNSRLRTETAALTAVQHISFLHY from the coding sequence ATGCAACTTTTTTTCAATCCAGAAATTACAGAAGAAACAACAGAAATCATTTTTAATAAGGAAGAAAGTCGTCACATAGTGAAAGTTCTTCGTAAAGAAAGTGGTGATGAAGTAGTTATTACAAATGGTAAAGGAATCGTTTTTACTGCGATTATAACTATTCCTAGCGATAAAAAGTGCGTAGCAAAAATTACAACTACCGAAAAAAAACCTAAGGAATGGAATTACCATCTTCATGTCGCTATCGCTCCAACTAAAAATATGGATAGACTTGAGTGGTTTGTAGAAAAAGCTACTGAAATTGGAATTGATGAAATTACTCCAATTATTTGTCACAATTCAGAGAGAAAAGTGGTTAAAATAGACCGTTTACATAAAATTATGCTGGCGGCTATGAAGCAATCATTAAAATTTAATGCTGTAAAAATTAACCCTGTAATTAAATTTTCAGAATTCATAGATCAAGAGTTCTCAGGAAATAAATTTATCGCACATTGTCATGATTCAGAGAAAAAAAGTCTTAAAAACATTGATAAGTTCTCTTCAGAAATACTAATATTAATAGGACCTGAAGGTGATTTTTCTGAACAAGAAGTCGCATTAGCTAATACATCTACGTTTACTCCTATATCTTTAGGAAATAGTCGATTAAGAACAGAAACAGCTGCTTTAACAGCAGTTCAACATATTAGTTTTCTACATTATTAA
- a CDS encoding GTP cyclohydrolase codes for MIQLKEIKTRKEIRQFVLFPFSLYKDNKYWVPPIINDEVNNFDPAKNPVFEHADARLFVALKGKKIVGRIAIIINNYEVQKQGIKKLRFGWYEVIDDVNVSKALIDKAIEIAKQQELEYIEGPVGFNNLDKTGVLTEGFDHIGTMITWYNLPYYKDHLEQLGFVKEKEYLENKFLFKNVDAKKYTKAGNLIQKRYNLKELTFTSTKDILPYVDEMFELFSESYSKLSTYVPISDKQIEFFKKKYISFINPELIKFVVDSNNKMVAFSIVMPSFSKALQKAKGKLFPFGLFHLLRARKYAKDITFYLIGVHPNYQNKGVTAIIFRENIKTFAAKGIVNCIRTPELEDNTAIFKIWKDFDPVTHKRRRTYRLNI; via the coding sequence ATGATTCAACTAAAGGAAATAAAAACAAGAAAGGAAATAAGACAATTCGTTTTATTTCCTTTCTCTTTATATAAAGATAACAAGTACTGGGTACCGCCAATAATTAATGATGAAGTTAACAACTTTGATCCAGCTAAAAATCCGGTTTTTGAACATGCAGATGCTCGTTTGTTTGTTGCTTTAAAAGGAAAAAAAATTGTTGGACGTATAGCTATAATTATAAATAATTACGAAGTACAAAAACAAGGGATAAAAAAATTAAGATTTGGCTGGTACGAAGTTATTGATGATGTAAACGTAAGTAAAGCTTTAATAGATAAAGCCATTGAAATTGCAAAACAGCAAGAACTTGAATACATAGAAGGTCCTGTAGGATTTAACAATTTAGATAAAACAGGTGTATTAACCGAAGGTTTTGATCATATTGGAACAATGATCACTTGGTACAATCTTCCTTATTATAAAGATCATTTAGAACAGTTAGGTTTTGTTAAAGAAAAAGAATATTTAGAAAATAAATTTTTATTCAAAAATGTTGATGCAAAAAAGTATACAAAGGCAGGTAATTTAATTCAAAAAAGATACAATTTAAAAGAGCTTACTTTTACATCAACAAAAGACATTTTACCTTATGTAGATGAAATGTTTGAATTATTTAGTGAATCATATTCTAAACTTTCTACTTATGTTCCTATTTCAGACAAACAAATTGAGTTTTTTAAAAAGAAGTACATCTCTTTTATAAATCCAGAATTAATTAAATTTGTTGTAGACAGCAATAATAAAATGGTCGCATTTTCTATAGTTATGCCTTCCTTCTCTAAAGCTTTACAAAAAGCTAAAGGAAAGCTATTCCCATTTGGCTTATTTCATTTACTAAGAGCTAGAAAATATGCCAAGGATATTACTTTTTACCTTATTGGAGTACATCCTAACTATCAAAATAAAGGTGTTACAGCTATTATTTTTAGAGAAAATATAAAGACATTTGCTGCTAAAGGAATTGTTAACTGTATTAGAACTCCAGAATTAGAAGACAATACTGCTATTTTTAAAATTTGGAAAGATTTTGATCCAGTGACACACAAGAGAAGACGAACATATCGATTAAATATATAA
- a CDS encoding transporter, with protein sequence MMKRLFYLLPLIVAFPLFAQYTDVINSNRPGFSESPYSVGIGVYQLETSIFHRKFEAQSPIFSNPRATGLDLHFRMGALDEKLEFNLSTSFQSNEFAFTNVFQSTRTQFGLGQLTLGAKYLVYKPKYQDKSKEIRSWKKRHSFDWKRWIPHVAVYGGLNFGSVLNDFHARGGITPKIGVLLQNEFSHKLNVVTNIHYNYIGGYLPELSYVVTGTYNFNQRWSGFAEHQALFNKQENQSNLGAGAAYLFNKNLQINSSLRATFQEETVGYHASIGVSYRLDKHVDQFEELDEFGNKIEDDEVQTYNKGFFGRMFDKIKGIFKKKDKTEPQLEEGKTIEDVQENPRGRTRQKSILDDLTKKDEKAKKKTTKEKKKAAKKKQRAEKKAKRKAQKAKEKEEKKKKKEQEKLEKEIKKLEEELKKEEEEEKKKEEKKKKKEKDKKEKEEQKDDQ encoded by the coding sequence GATGAAAAGACTTTTTTATTTACTCCCCCTAATTGTTGCATTTCCTTTATTTGCACAATATACTGATGTTATAAATTCAAATAGACCTGGATTCTCTGAAAGTCCTTACAGTGTTGGTATTGGAGTTTATCAGTTGGAGACTAGTATTTTTCATAGAAAATTTGAGGCTCAAAGCCCTATTTTTAGTAATCCGAGAGCTACCGGATTAGATTTACATTTCAGAATGGGAGCTTTAGATGAAAAATTAGAATTCAATCTTTCAACATCTTTTCAAAGTAATGAGTTTGCCTTTACAAACGTATTTCAGTCTACTAGAACACAATTTGGCTTAGGGCAACTAACATTGGGAGCAAAATATTTAGTTTACAAACCTAAATATCAAGATAAATCGAAAGAAATTAGGAGTTGGAAAAAAAGACATTCATTTGATTGGAAAAGATGGATTCCACATGTTGCCGTATATGGAGGTTTGAATTTTGGTTCTGTTTTGAACGACTTTCATGCTAGAGGTGGTATTACTCCTAAAATTGGTGTTTTACTTCAAAATGAATTTTCACACAAGCTTAATGTGGTTACTAATATCCACTATAATTATATCGGAGGTTATTTACCAGAATTATCTTATGTAGTTACTGGAACGTATAACTTTAATCAAAGGTGGTCTGGATTTGCAGAACATCAAGCTTTATTCAACAAACAAGAAAATCAAAGTAATTTAGGAGCTGGAGCTGCATATTTATTCAATAAAAATTTACAGATCAACTCATCACTTAGAGCTACTTTCCAAGAAGAAACTGTTGGTTATCATGCAAGTATTGGAGTTTCTTACAGATTAGATAAACATGTTGATCAGTTTGAAGAACTTGATGAATTTGGAAATAAAATAGAAGATGATGAAGTTCAAACTTACAACAAAGGCTTCTTTGGAAGAATGTTTGACAAAATAAAAGGTATCTTTAAAAAGAAAGATAAAACTGAACCTCAGCTAGAAGAAGGCAAAACTATTGAAGACGTTCAGGAAAATCCTAGAGGTAGAACTCGTCAAAAATCTATTTTAGACGACCTTACTAAAAAAGACGAAAAAGCCAAGAAAAAAACAACAAAAGAAAAGAAAAAAGCTGCTAAGAAAAAACAAAGAGCTGAAAAAAAAGCTAAAAGAAAGGCACAAAAAGCGAAAGAAAAAGAAGAAAAGAAAAAGAAGAAAGAACAAGAAAAATTAGAGAAAGAGATTAAAAAACTAGAAGAAGAATTGAAAAAAGAAGAGGAAGAAGAAAAAAAGAAAGAGGAGAAAAAAAAGAAAAAGGAAAAAGACAAAAAAGAGAAAGAAGAACAAAAAGATGACCAATAG